A window of Prolixibacter sp. SD074 contains these coding sequences:
- a CDS encoding 4'-phosphopantetheinyl transferase superfamily protein produces MPLFTAENIDDSLLGLWEITETPKELRQMVSLTPAEEKEFRTFTNSRRQREWLATRALLQKMLEESFEICHLMDGKPVLENTPYHISISHSTEYAAVLLHKKMQTGIDIENVSRSIDKVAPRFLSAEELQNCLTNDGYSNIRLFMHWCAKEAIFKMIPHQGVEFSTQIQIPAFEMTGSNGSFTGLFRGIFGTEHIDLNYRFIEDNLMVWGLYE; encoded by the coding sequence ATGCCTCTCTTTACCGCTGAAAACATAGATGATTCCCTTCTGGGACTATGGGAGATAACCGAAACGCCTAAGGAATTAAGGCAAATGGTTTCCCTGACACCTGCTGAAGAAAAAGAATTCAGAACCTTCACAAATTCACGCAGGCAACGTGAATGGCTGGCCACCCGGGCACTGCTGCAAAAGATGCTCGAAGAGTCTTTCGAAATCTGCCATCTTATGGACGGCAAACCGGTACTGGAAAATACTCCCTACCACATCAGTATTTCGCATTCGACTGAATACGCTGCTGTTCTGCTACACAAGAAAATGCAAACCGGCATCGATATTGAAAACGTGTCACGTTCCATCGACAAGGTTGCACCTCGTTTCCTTTCGGCCGAGGAGCTGCAAAACTGCCTGACGAATGACGGCTATTCAAACATCAGGTTATTTATGCACTGGTGCGCAAAAGAAGCCATCTTCAAAATGATTCCTCATCAGGGAGTTGAATTCTCAACGCAAATACAAATCCCCGCATTCGAGATGACTGGTTCAAACGGTTCATTTACCGGACTATTCAGGGGAATTTTTGGCACCGAACATATCGACTTGAATTATCGATTCATTGAAGATAATCTGATGGTTTGGGGACTTTACGAGTAA
- the gldD gene encoding gliding motility lipoprotein GldD: MRRGEISDMGGRIHRMQLPIVIILMAITISMISCKHDYTPKPRGYFRIAFPAKAYHQMNKDLPYTFKIPDYSNVSKDSDYQAKRYWINVDVPSNKSSIHISYKAIRGNLAKYTEESRMLAYKHAQKASAIDEKIYVNRAKKVFGTLYNIKGNVASPMQFYLTDSTRHFIRGALYIREIPNIDSLQPVINFLEQDVLQLVESTEWKDVK; the protein is encoded by the coding sequence ATGAGAAGGGGGGAAATATCTGATATGGGAGGAAGAATTCACAGGATGCAATTGCCAATCGTCATTATCCTTATGGCAATAACAATCAGTATGATTTCGTGCAAACATGACTATACCCCAAAACCGAGGGGCTATTTTCGCATTGCGTTCCCAGCGAAGGCTTACCATCAAATGAATAAGGATCTTCCCTACACCTTTAAAATTCCCGATTATTCCAATGTCTCGAAAGATTCTGACTACCAGGCAAAACGTTACTGGATCAACGTTGATGTACCATCCAATAAATCTTCAATTCACATCAGTTACAAAGCGATACGCGGTAACCTGGCAAAATACACCGAAGAATCACGTATGCTGGCTTACAAGCATGCTCAGAAAGCCAGTGCTATCGATGAGAAAATATATGTTAACCGGGCGAAAAAGGTCTTTGGAACACTATACAACATCAAAGGGAATGTTGCCTCGCCCATGCAATTTTACCTGACAGACAGCACACGTCACTTCATTCGCGGAGCATTGTATATTCGCGAAATTCCTAATATTGACAGCTTACAACCTGTCATTAACTTTCTGGAACAAGATGTTCTTCAACTGGTTGAATCAACTGAATGGAAAGACGTTAAATAA